The DNA sequence GCTTGGTTGGTACTCATCATCCTCTGAGCTATGTCCATCAATCAGTTCACGAGTATGTTGCTCAATCTCATAACTATTACAACCTCTATCCAACTCCAAATCCGGAGTTTCCTCTTGATAATCCAAACCATGATCTACATACACAGAGAATGTTCTCTGATTTTGGGATAAATGTGATAACATTTGCATCACATCCCTGTCTTCACTTAAGATATTGTATTCCTTCGTAAGCGGAATTCTGAACATTAAGGCAACTCAAACACTTATATATGCACTTCATCCTCAATGTCAAGAAAATCGAACCTATTCTGATCTAGTCCATCTCTCAGTGCAGACTTACAACCAACATAAATTTGATAGCCTCCTATCCAACTAAAAAAGCTACCATGATGTATAAATAGATCGAACGAGCTGtttcaagaacaaaaaaaatcatagaaatTATGTTTCGATTTGCCTCAAACTCAACATGCAACCATTCAAAGACAACAAGAAAAACAACTACAAAAAGATTTTAGAGGATTAGACAAAAACTAAGCACACACCTTTATGCCATTACTGCATTTCTACTCTTGCACAACCTTCGACCTTCGTCTTCGATCACCCAGAAAAACGGAAGAGAAACGACGCCTTAACCTTCGACCTTCTTCTCCTCTGCTGAATATTTTCTATTGCCTTAACACTGAAAAAACGGTTCAAATTCCTCCACGCCTTTTATAAATCTCAAgacgaaacgacgtcgtataGGGTTATGTGGCATACACTGCACACGACGCCACATTTTGCCACGTTTTGAGTGAATATCGCCACATGTattaaattaaagttcttatcgtgatatttaatttgatgtacatattaaatattttatatttagtcgaatttcataatgttagaaagaaataaaacaaaacaaaaacaaaaaagacaaagaaaaagaaaaaaaatagtttacaaacaaacttttgattttattttaactacaaaattgccactcaattttgaaattaatttgaaattgattttcaattcaAAGTTGTCCTTTCAATATAACTAGTATTTGCATCCCGTGTAATACAcagattttttatatatatatttatataaaattaatactaattcaattattatacttataaataaaaaaaattaattttaattaaatatatttgaattgaatattaaaaaaataaaaaataaaaagaattcacaattataaaatttgatattatgaaaaacaaaaataaatactaattaaaaatatatttattcaaaatagatgagagaggagagagaaatttataaaagtttaatatttaaacaaatttaatttttatattttaaatcaaatattttcataaaatatattatattaaagctcttatcgtgatctttaatttgatatgcatattaaatattttataattaatcgaatttcacaattttggaaagaaatgtaacaacaaataagaagttaaagaaaatgaaaataaaaggaaaaatatatagtttaaacataaaccttcaattttattataactacaaaattgccattcaattttaaaattaatttgaaattcatttcaaattggaaactctctttttaatatagtatagatatatatatattacaaacccaacaatattaatttttaaaggTTTTACTATATTTGTTAAATAAATtgcatatatattttattttttaatttacaatatTAGAAACATGATGCTTTCTCACTGGAGTAAACTAATAATGTGAATTACATTACAATATTTATAATCATTTGGCTAAAATTACAAGATGTAATACTAGCTACGACAAGAAAGTCGATCTAGTCCATCTCTTAGTGCAGACTTACCACCAACATAAATTTGATAGCCTCCTATCCAACTAAAAAAGTCACCATGATGTATAAATAGATCGAACGAGCTGTTGCAAGAaccaaaaaaaatcaaagaaattcaGTTTCGATTTGCCTCAAACTCAACATGCAACCATTCAAAGGCAACAAGAAAAACAACTACAAAAAGATTTTAGAGGATTAGACAAAAACTAAGCACACACCTTTATGCCATTACTGCATTTCTACCGTTGCACGACCTTCGACCTTCATCTCCGATCACCCAGAAAAACGGAAGAGAAACGACGCCTTAACCTTCGACCTTCGTCTCCTCTACTAAAAATTTTCTATTGCCTTAACACTGAAAAACGGTTCAAATTCCTCCACGCCTTTTATAAATCTCAAGACATAACGACGTCGTATAGGGTTATGTGGCATACACTGCACATGTCGACGCCATGTTTTGCCACATTTTGAATGAATATAGCCACATAGGATAATTCCGATATCGGATTTGACCGGAAATTTCCGTCATGGAAAAATTGGGAAAAATCGATAATTGGTGAATTTTTAATAGGAAGTTCAAAGATTCTGGGAAAAAACGGAAAGTGACTATAGTTTATGAATTTAGagacaattaaccctttaaataaatataacttaacattttaaatcaaatatttacataaaatatgtattaaattaaagttcttatcgtgatatttaatttgatatgcatattaaatttttttatatttagtcgaatttcataatgTTAGAAAGAAAtataacaaaacaaaaataaaaaagacaaaggaaaagaaaaagaaaaagaaaaaaaatagtttacaaacaaacttttgattttattttaactacaaaattgccactcaattttgaaattaatgtgAAAGTGATTTCCAATTGAAAgttgtctttttaatatagtaccAGCATTTGCATTTGTGCAacacacgaaaaatatttttatattttattatatactccatccatcccacgaatcttgacacgtttttctttttgggccgtcccacgaatcttgacacattttcaaataaggtaatactccctccgtccaccaattcaaggcctacttgcctttttggtccgtccacaaaaacaaggcctacctatttttggtaagtttttattcattatttaatcaaaaaagtcaaagattctttacaaaaaagtgggaccctttctccactcaactaataaaaatgcactttttcttaaaaagtgggactctttctccactcaactaataaaaatacacttttttttaaaacccgtgttttttcatataggcctttaattggtggacggagggagtaattattacattctctttcctactttatcacttttattactttctctctcctattttatcatttttattatcttctctctcttactttatcacttgtatactttattaactacacacttaaaacactaatctacaactccttaattcccatgccgaaaccaaacgtgtcgagattcgtgggacggagggagtataaaattgattatcatttgattattatataaaaattataaatataattaaaaatactaatttaagataaatatattttagtttaatataaaaataataaagaataattcatattaataaaaaatgatattgtgaaaaaagataattgaaaaaaatagatttattcaaaaaaaaaataggaaagaGAAGAGATAATTTTCTTAagctttaatttttaaataaatataatttttatattttaaatccaatatttacataacatatatcaaattaaagctcttgtcatgatctttaatttaatatgcatatcaaatattttataattagtcgaatttcacaattttaaaaaagaaaaaaaaagaaaaatatgaagttaaagaaaaagaaaaaaaaaagatgtatagcttataataaaccttcaattttattctaactacaaaattgctactcaattttgaaattgatttgaaatcaatttgaaattgaaaactctatttttaatatagtatagatatatagattacAAACCCaacaatattaatttttaaaggTTTTACTACATTTGTTAAATAAATTgcatatgtattttattttttaatttacaatatTAGAAACATGATGCTTTCTCACTGGAGTAAACTCATTAATGTGAATTACATTACAATATTTATAATCATTTGGCTAAAATTACAAGATGTAATACTACGATTTAATTAACCATCTAACTAATGTTACAATTTCGATCCAAACCCGGCTTGTGGGtccatttaatttataatatatactcactccgtccatgAAAATAGGTCACAGAGGAGGTGACGCGAATTTTAAgagaaattatttatttattgagtgGATAAAGAGTctcacaaattttaaaaagtagAGAGAGTTAGTAAGAGAAATGGCCCAACAAATTAAAAAGTGGTGGATCCATGAATAACAAAAAAAGGTTAGAACTTATTTTTATAGAAGgccgaaaatgacaaattatgatatattttcgtagacagagggagtatattttattttttatttttatgtatcgCCATTGTATTACATGTATCTAGTGATTCTTCACATTGAAAAATCTATATTCCCATTTCCCTTATCTCAAGGCCTCGGCTCGGTCGTCACAAGTATATGTTGTTGATTTTTGAATGATTTGAGAAACTTTATATAATTACATGTGTTATGgtggattttattttattttaaatttattttagaaactaaaaaaatatgatttcattttttttggatgAATGGATCGAATTCAAAAATTTAGGCCCAATTCCATCCTGTCCAGATTGGGCTCATTACATCCTTTTATTCATTAACATGTACAAATATACTTACCCAGCTCATACACATAAACAAGAGCATAAAAAACTGAGAAAATTAAGAGTAGTGTTAAATTGTTCAACAATGAGTGGTcgttagtgctcgtttggttcaagtagaggaatggaaagggaatgaaatcaaataaaggagtggaatggtaacaaaattcattacttttattgagtgtttggtttaacaatggaaaggaaacattagtaagagattccctttcttttggttctcctctattttgaagggtaacaaattgggtgattgggttaccctaagtaagggtaatgattatctcattacccaaaccaaataacaagtaatggattcaattacttgattccctttccaacctctaaaaacatccaaccaaacgtgggctttATGTGAATCGAAATCTGTATAATTTGCATGTAATTAATATTGTCAGGTCTACTGTCGTATTTTCAAGAACTTGCGCGTCTGTGAGGACTGCCATACTGCGATCAAACACATCGCGAAGATTGCAGGGAGATTGATCATCTTACGCGATTCTAACCGTTTTCACCACTTCGAAGGAAGTGTATGTAATTGTGGAGATTATTGGTGAAGTCTCAAATATTTAGTATCTCTGTAGCAGCAATGCCTGTTTAAAATGCCGCATAAAGGTAATGTACTTTCCTTACgaagagcatccacattggggttacatgataacctacatgatagcttacttgatgaggGGGGCACATTGTGTAAAGATGTTGCATTgggattacatgatagcctacatgatttttttagttttgatttttatgcttttcacttaaatttaattgctcaaatttaaataacacattttactaataattaaaataatgaagtaaaaaaagagaagaaaaagagaagataaagaagagaaaaaaaatggtcAAAATCTGCATGGAAATCGAGGCAGTCAAAGCGGAAGCGGCATAttcaaattcgattttttttaatggcgcGTGTTCCTAAATTAAAGGGTCGAGCagacgtgtagccctcgtgtaagggAGGGCTGCATCACCTTACATGATGCGAGCTCTACACGAGTAGGCCGCCATCGTGTaagcgatgcggatgctctaatgtTGCCTCAAAATTTCCACTTGATCTTGAGCTTATGCTCTGTTTATGTTCGCCACAAGGTTCATCATGTCTTCTCATCCATGTCTTCTCTAATGAAAATTATGTTCACCTGAAGAGGATTTTTCTCATTTGAACAACATAAGTAATTATGTGAGTTACTCTTCAGAATACTACATTTCTTGAAGTTGCGGTTGAAAATTTTCCAGCAAACCTAGGTATTTTTTGTCCCATCATTGTTGAAACCTTCACTTGCCTTCTTCTTTCCAATACTGTTGCTGTTCTCCCCATTGTATGAATCCATCTCTAAATGTTTTTTTCAACTTCCAGTTTGATTCCTCTGTCGATAGGTACAAAATTGCTCCGTGAGCTCATTCGTAAAGAACCCTAGTGAAACTAAATGTAATATGGAGAATATCTAATTTGCTTTTCTAAGACTGTGTGCGCGCGCGCagtaaaatgtactccctccgtcccaatattgttggccacatttcctttttagtttgtcccactattgttggccactttcctaaaatggaaatatttatcacattcaatctcttactttatcacattatctctcctactttatcactttattacattctctctcctattttatcgcATTCTCTCTCCtgctttattattttattaccttctctctcatactttatcaccttctctctcctactttattacttttatactatattacccacacacttaaaatattaatttacaacttcttaattcccgtgccgaaaccaaatgtggccaacaatattgggacggagggagtatttatttgtttcctggTTGCAGAAGAAGTTTGTTGTTCAATTCCTGGAAGCTGAATGCTACAAAATTGATATGATAAACAATTAAGAAGGTGCACTTCATGATTTCATTTACGAGGATTTGGTCAAAATATACGCGTTGGTAAAAGATTTAGTGGCGATGTCACTGATACAATCTGGTGACCATATCCTCAACACGTAAGCGATATCATCAGATTAATTAAAGAACTTCAAGGTAAATTTGATATTTCCGTTGATAAAATTCTGTGATGATTTGTATACATCCCAGAATACTATTTTTAGTTATAGCATTTGAAGAACATAAATAATATTGATATGCTTATAATTAGTGTTTGTTAAATATACTTATGTATGTtgtttgatgaattttttttaaatggagtTTGATGAATCCGCTATAACATATGTATGCTGATTCCTAGTTGCAGAAGAAGAATGTTGTTGTTCAGTTCGATACGAAAAACCTTCACTTGCCTTCTTCTTTCCAATACTGTTACCGCTCTCCACATTGTATGAATTCATCTTGCCTtgctaagagagagagagagtgtagtAAAGTGTATCTACTTgtgaatctatatatatatatatatatatatatatatatatatatagggttgagttcaatagagaattatctttttattcattatgaacaaatccattcattttacgaacagatcaacataagtaatgaacagtcgtatttagtaaaaataaagaaaaactcgccaccagcaggattcgaacccttggcaaattgttgttcatacGGTACATTGATgtgttaattaaaattatagatctgttcgtttttattttacgaattctctattctccacaatatttagcttctctgttgaacccttctctctctatatataaatatgtctTAACTGTTTATCTTGTTGTGGTGTATGCTTTAAGCTGCGCAAACTTTGCTACATGTAGACATTTCAAAAATTTGTCGATTTAAAGCCCTTACATGTAATTTTGCTACTGATTTCTATGTGACTTTGGAGAATAATAGATGCATATTTCCTAGACTTTCCTAGATGTTGATCTTATTTTTGTAGAGTTTGTAAAATTAGATCAGATTCAAACATCACCATCACCAACGAAGATTGATCCTGAGGTTGTCTCTCTTTTGCTCCTTGTCATGACGAGTATACCCTCTCACACACACATCAATATATAATGCAGCAAAAGTTTGATGACTCTGCTATATGTATGTTGTTTCCTGGTGGAAGAAAAAGTTTGATGTTCAGTTCCGGGAAGCTGAATGCTACAAATTCGATATGAAAAACAAGAAGGTGCACTGTAAATCAATAATATAGGTGGTGGGAGTGAAGACTTCACAGTTGATCATGATTACATGAGAGCACTAGCAATATTTTGTTAGCTGTCTATTGATTTGAGATTGAGATTGGTCTTAGCTCCTGAAGCTTTTCTCTTGTTGGTTGGCCTCTTGACATAAGCTCTCACTATGGGAGCTGTATGCCTCTGTCAAATATGCAATAGGAATGCAAATTCACAACATTGAGCTCCGCCCAGGGCAAAGGTGGGAAGCTCGTGTGCGCTGCAAGGACCTCTGCGAAGATACTTACTCCTCCAAGAATCTCATGGAATACAACCTCTTCTTCATGTAAAGCCTATTTGCGAGGGACTTTGTCATATACAATGACTCAAGCTTCATCCACACATCAGCAGCAGAATTTTCTTTCACCACCTCTCGCAAAACCTTGTCGCTCAAACACAAAATGATCGCGCTGCGAGCCTTCTTGTCAATCTGCTCCACCTTCGCCTTTTGATCGGCAGATAGATCTTCTTGTTTGAGCTTGAATCTGGATGGAGACAGAGCTTCATCCAAGCCTTGTTGAACCAGCAGAGCATGCATCTTGATTTGCCATAGGGCGAAATCATTTTTGCCGTGGAATTTTTCAGTATCAAATCTCGTTGAACTCATGCCTTCAAGATTTGTAAACATCAAGTCTGAATTGATTTCAGATGCTGTCGTGAGTTTGATTCCTCCTCTACGCCCTTCCCACAAACGGCGCCAATTGTAGGGATTGTGAGGAATCGAGTAACACACAAAGAATCAAGAGAAAACTGAAAGAAAGAACAACGGCGATTACGTGGTTTGGCCACTAacgacctacgtccacggcagATGGACTCACTCTTATTACTTTGAAGTTTCACAGAATATAACAATGGTGCTTCGAGCTCAG is a window from the Salvia miltiorrhiza cultivar Shanhuang (shh) unplaced genomic scaffold, IMPLAD_Smil_shh original_scaffold_419_1, whole genome shotgun sequence genome containing:
- the LOC131004555 gene encoding uncharacterized protein LOC131004555, yielding MSSTRFDTEKFHGKNDFALWQIKMHALLVQQGLDEALSPSRFKLKQEDLSADQKAKVEQIDKKARSAIILCLSDKVLREVVKENSAADVWMKLESLYMTKSLANRLYMKKRLYSMRFLEEIPLTKEYNILSEDRDVMQMLSHLSQNQRTFSVYVDHGLDYQEETPDLELDRGCNSYEIEQHTRELIDGHSSEDDEYQPSHEDETDDDLEDVELASEDEEDVFDKLVGQVEDDEGIETEKEPVVSDYEDSDGEINSSSTKDEFEAARKRSKRVR